The following coding sequences are from one Caminibacter pacificus window:
- the gatA gene encoding Asp-tRNA(Asn)/Glu-tRNA(Gln) amidotransferase subunit GatA: MITLKEALNLPKEELKEIKKEINKKAKENKNLGGYIEQFLGVDLSEAGDGVPIAIKDNINVKDWEITCSSKILQGYVAPYNATVIEKMLSAGLSPYGRCNMDEFAMGSSTETSQYGKTLNPHNPNRVPGGSSGGSAAVVGAGLAIAALGSDTGGSIRQPAAFCGVVGMKPTYGRVSRLGLVAFSSSLDQIGPITQNVEDAAILYNIIAGHDPKDSTSAPVENKKIEINENRKLKIAVIDNYIEEADEDIKKAILDVIAQLEKEGHTIIHKTLMNSKYDVATYYVVATAEASSNLARFDGMRYGHRIEGKDLKETYKLTRAQFGEEVKRRIMLGTFVLSSGYYDAYYLKAQKVRHLIKNEFDKLFAEADLVLTPVTPTTAFEFGSKKDPLEMYLSDIYTISVNLAGVPAISLPIAKDKDNMPIGLQLIAKHFDEQTLFDGAKIVENIVKESK; encoded by the coding sequence ATGATAACTCTTAAAGAAGCATTAAATTTACCAAAAGAAGAATTAAAAGAAATAAAAAAAGAGATTAATAAAAAAGCAAAAGAAAATAAAAATTTGGGCGGATATATCGAGCAGTTTTTGGGTGTTGATTTAAGCGAAGCGGGTGATGGCGTGCCTATCGCTATCAAAGACAATATCAACGTAAAAGATTGGGAAATTACTTGTAGTTCGAAGATTCTTCAAGGATATGTTGCTCCATATAACGCGACGGTAATTGAGAAAATGTTAAGCGCGGGGCTTAGTCCGTACGGTAGATGTAATATGGACGAATTCGCTATGGGAAGTTCGACAGAAACCAGCCAATACGGAAAAACCCTAAATCCTCATAATCCAAATAGAGTTCCGGGTGGTAGTAGCGGTGGTAGTGCTGCAGTTGTAGGAGCAGGGCTTGCTATTGCCGCTCTTGGAAGCGATACGGGTGGGTCTATCAGACAACCTGCCGCGTTTTGTGGTGTTGTGGGGATGAAACCTACATACGGAAGAGTTAGCAGACTCGGACTTGTTGCGTTTTCAAGCTCTCTTGACCAAATCGGACCTATTACCCAAAACGTAGAAGATGCGGCTATTTTATACAATATTATCGCAGGACACGACCCTAAAGATTCGACTTCAGCTCCTGTAGAAAACAAAAAAATAGAAATTAACGAAAATAGAAAACTTAAAATCGCCGTAATCGACAACTACATAGAAGAAGCGGACGAAGATATCAAAAAAGCTATTTTAGACGTTATAGCTCAGCTTGAAAAAGAGGGGCATACTATAATTCACAAAACTCTTATGAACTCAAAATACGACGTTGCGACTTATTACGTCGTAGCTACAGCCGAAGCTAGCTCGAACCTTGCGAGATTCGACGGAATGAGATACGGACATAGAATCGAAGGAAAAGACCTTAAAGAAACTTATAAATTAACAAGAGCGCAATTCGGTGAAGAGGTAAAAAGAAGAATTATGCTCGGAACTTTCGTTCTCTCAAGCGGATATTACGACGCATATTATTTAAAAGCTCAAAAAGTAAGACACTTAATCAAAAACGAATTCGATAAGCTTTTTGCCGAAGCGGACTTGGTACTTACACCCGTAACTCCTACTACGGCTTTTGAATTCGGAAGCAAAAAAGACCCGCTTGAAATGTACTTAAGCGATATTTATACTATTAGCGTAAACTTAGCGGGAGTACCTGCAA
- a CDS encoding glutamyl-tRNA amidotransferase: MDKPVPFWFVLFTIIVLVGGSYLIYLWLKSLKIDIKDENDNS; encoded by the coding sequence ATGGATAAACCTGTACCTTTTTGGTTTGTCCTATTTACGATTATCGTACTTGTAGGCGGTAGTTATTTGATTTATTTGTGGCTTAAAAGTTTAAAAATAGATATAAAGGATGAGAATGATAACTCTTAA
- the ileS gene encoding isoleucine--tRNA ligase — translation MDYKETLLLPKTSFPMRGNLPQNEPKRYQKWFSQNVYERMKENRRGNDKFNLHDGPPYANGHIHIGHALNKVLKDIINKYYYFQGFDIRYVPGWDCHGLPIEQQVEKKIGREKKETLPKTKIRELCREHAAKFIEIQKEEFKSLGIIGDWENPYKTMDFEFEADIYKALSEIAKKGLLIERSKPVFWCMHDKTALAEAEVEYEDKEDYSIYVAFPLSKEANKALGTKSAKIIIWTTTPWTLPANMGIALNPETPYVLTSDNFIVAKPLYERLKEEGVVNGEIVKEFDPKELEGLKAVNPLNNRLSVILLGEHVTMDGGTGCVHTAPGHGEEDYRVWRAYGYEEILQPVDDEGKYSPIIVKEGLLPENFVGMHIFEANEKILEILGENLIKASKFTHSYPHCWRCHNPVIFRATKQFFIVMDKEYEGDTLRNKALKEIQNVEFTPPSGKNRLSTMVSNRPDWCVSRQRDWGVPIAFFRDKTTGELLIDDEIIEHIYNIFKVKGADAWYDMSIEELLPESKKSLAPNLEKVNDILDVWFDSGSTWFAVLKSGRYDAGEYPASMYLEGSDQHRGWFQSSLLVSTAVENRAPYKSILTHGFTVDEKGEKMSKSKGNVVAPSEVAKKFGTEILRLWVATSDYSGDIKLGENILKQVAEQYRKIRNTIRFLLANVNDLEEIKLDNPSMIDKWILSRTKEVFDEVVYLFGKYDFSKAFNILNNFIVTELSAIYLDVCKDRLYCEPLNSPKRRNSQSTMAIILKEMLPLLAPVLTYTMDEAVEHAPKVIKEDARDIFDFIYTPLAAVENPIDEDILEIRRRFYEIVDKLKKEKVIKDTLELAIETNYDKLLVDEMAEFFNVSMICDNIEGETLDEFHVGDEQFVVKVKKSPLHKCPRCWRYLSKEENELCERCQKALNG, via the coding sequence ATGGATTATAAAGAGACTCTCCTTTTGCCTAAAACCTCTTTTCCGATGCGCGGGAATCTTCCACAAAACGAGCCTAAAAGATACCAAAAATGGTTTAGTCAAAACGTCTATGAAAGAATGAAAGAAAATAGACGCGGAAACGACAAATTCAATCTACACGACGGACCTCCGTATGCAAACGGACATATTCATATCGGTCACGCACTTAATAAAGTTTTAAAAGATATTATTAATAAATATTACTATTTCCAAGGATTCGATATCAGATACGTACCTGGTTGGGATTGTCACGGACTGCCAATAGAACAACAAGTGGAAAAAAAGATTGGTAGAGAGAAAAAAGAAACCCTTCCGAAAACAAAAATCAGAGAACTATGCCGCGAACACGCCGCGAAATTTATCGAAATTCAAAAAGAAGAGTTTAAATCGTTGGGAATTATCGGTGATTGGGAAAATCCATATAAAACTATGGATTTCGAATTTGAAGCCGACATTTATAAAGCACTCTCCGAAATTGCCAAAAAAGGTCTTTTAATAGAGAGAAGTAAGCCTGTATTTTGGTGTATGCACGATAAAACCGCTCTTGCGGAAGCGGAAGTTGAATATGAAGACAAAGAAGATTATTCAATCTACGTAGCGTTTCCTCTAAGCAAAGAAGCAAACAAAGCACTCGGGACTAAAAGCGCGAAAATTATCATCTGGACTACTACGCCATGGACGCTTCCTGCGAATATGGGAATTGCTCTGAATCCTGAAACTCCTTATGTTTTAACGAGTGATAATTTTATAGTTGCAAAACCTCTTTATGAGAGATTAAAAGAAGAGGGTGTGGTAAACGGCGAAATCGTAAAAGAATTCGATCCTAAAGAGCTTGAAGGACTAAAAGCCGTAAATCCTCTAAACAATAGATTATCGGTAATTCTTCTTGGAGAGCACGTAACAATGGACGGCGGTACGGGATGCGTTCATACGGCTCCGGGGCATGGTGAAGAAGACTACAGAGTTTGGAGAGCATACGGATACGAAGAGATTTTACAACCTGTTGATGATGAAGGAAAATATTCTCCTATTATCGTAAAAGAAGGTCTTTTACCTGAGAATTTCGTAGGTATGCATATTTTTGAAGCGAATGAAAAAATTTTAGAGATTTTAGGTGAAAATTTAATCAAAGCTTCAAAATTCACACACAGCTATCCGCACTGTTGGAGATGTCATAATCCTGTTATTTTCCGCGCGACCAAACAATTTTTTATCGTAATGGATAAAGAGTATGAGGGCGATACTTTAAGAAACAAAGCCCTAAAAGAGATTCAAAACGTAGAATTTACACCTCCAAGCGGTAAAAACAGACTATCTACGATGGTTAGCAACAGACCTGATTGGTGTGTAAGCCGTCAGAGAGATTGGGGTGTGCCGATTGCGTTTTTTAGAGATAAAACAACGGGAGAGCTTTTAATAGACGATGAGATTATCGAGCATATTTATAATATTTTTAAAGTAAAAGGCGCCGATGCTTGGTATGATATGAGTATTGAAGAGTTATTGCCGGAATCAAAAAAATCTCTTGCTCCTAATCTTGAAAAAGTAAACGACATTCTTGATGTATGGTTCGATAGCGGCTCGACTTGGTTTGCTGTGCTTAAATCGGGCAGATACGACGCCGGTGAATATCCTGCGAGTATGTATCTTGAGGGAAGCGACCAGCATAGAGGATGGTTCCAAAGTTCGCTTTTAGTATCTACAGCGGTAGAAAACAGAGCTCCTTATAAATCCATTCTTACTCACGGATTCACCGTTGATGAAAAAGGTGAAAAAATGAGTAAGTCCAAAGGAAACGTAGTAGCTCCGAGCGAAGTGGCAAAAAAATTCGGTACCGAAATTCTTAGACTTTGGGTTGCTACGAGCGATTATAGCGGAGATATCAAACTTGGTGAGAATATTCTAAAACAAGTGGCGGAACAATATAGAAAAATAAGAAATACAATAAGATTCTTGCTTGCTAACGTAAACGACCTTGAAGAGATAAAACTTGATAATCCGTCAATGATTGACAAATGGATTTTAAGCAGAACGAAAGAAGTGTTTGATGAGGTTGTGTATCTTTTCGGAAAATATGATTTTTCAAAAGCGTTTAATATTCTAAATAACTTCATCGTAACGGAACTTAGCGCTATTTATCTTGACGTATGTAAAGACAGATTATATTGTGAACCTCTAAATTCGCCAAAAAGAAGAAATTCACAAAGTACAATGGCGATTATTTTAAAAGAGATGCTGCCGCTTTTAGCGCCTGTGCTTACATATACTATGGACGAAGCGGTAGAGCATGCTCCTAAAGTAATTAAAGAAGACGCACGTGATATTTTCGATTTTATCTATACTCCGCTTGCGGCTGTTGAGAATCCTATTGATGAGGATATTTTGGAAATCAGAAGAAGATTTTACGAAATCGTAGATAAACTCAAAAAAGAAAAAGTAATAAAAGACACTCTTGAGCTTGCTATTGAGACTAATTACGATAAACTATTGGTAGATGAAATGGCTGAATTTTTTAACGTAAGTATGATTTGTGACAATATAGAGGGTGAAACGCTTGATGAATTCCATGTGGGAGATGAGCAATTCGTAGTGAAAGTTAAAAAATCTCCTCTTCACAAATGTCCGAGATGTTGGAGATATTTATCAAAAGAAGAAAACGAGCTTTGTGAGAGATGTCAAAAGGCTCTTAATGGATAA
- the ppk2 gene encoding polyphosphate kinase 2 yields MKTKLPEYTLPKEKVFKSNGKLKRKFYEKELLKLQVELVKLQAWIVNNKKRMLVTFDGVDTAGKDGTIKRILEHLNPRVARSVALPKPSDREKTEWYFQRYVPHFPAGGEMVYFNRSWYNRATVERVFNFCTHEEYLRFIRQVPKFEDLIVDEGIYFIKFWLQISKKEMKKRLKARENDPLKNWKLSSLDWESYKHYEDYQKYKQEMFDLSATPYAPWVEVDANDKKRARINVIRYILSKFDYPDKEYFYEADPNIVKVITNAG; encoded by the coding sequence ATGAAAACAAAACTACCCGAATACACACTTCCAAAAGAGAAAGTTTTTAAAAGCAACGGAAAGTTAAAAAGAAAATTTTATGAAAAAGAGCTCTTAAAACTCCAAGTAGAACTTGTAAAACTTCAAGCTTGGATAGTAAATAATAAAAAAAGAATGTTGGTAACTTTCGACGGAGTCGATACCGCAGGAAAAGACGGCACGATTAAAAGAATTTTAGAGCATCTCAATCCTCGAGTAGCCAGAAGCGTAGCACTGCCAAAACCGAGCGACAGAGAAAAGACTGAGTGGTATTTTCAAAGATACGTGCCTCATTTTCCGGCAGGTGGAGAGATGGTCTATTTTAATAGAAGCTGGTACAATCGTGCGACTGTGGAGAGGGTTTTTAATTTTTGCACTCACGAAGAGTATCTCAGATTCATAAGACAAGTGCCTAAATTTGAAGATTTGATTGTGGATGAGGGGATATATTTTATTAAGTTTTGGCTTCAAATTTCAAAAAAAGAGATGAAAAAAAGACTCAAAGCAAGAGAAAACGACCCTCTTAAAAATTGGAAACTTTCATCTCTTGATTGGGAGAGTTATAAGCATTATGAGGACTATCAAAAATATAAACAAGAGATGTTCGATTTATCCGCTACGCCATATGCTCCATGGGTTGAAGTGGATGCGAATGATAAAAAAAGAGCGAGAATAAACGTCATAAGATACATTTTAAGCAAGTTCGATTATCCTGACAAAGAATATTTTTACGAAGCCGACCCGAACATAGTAAAAGTTATAACAAACGCCGGATAA
- a CDS encoding CinA family protein — MEVIFVGKEWRFKKALKEELFRYISFDAIKYIDSFDIDFRPSSDTLIVTNQKTYPLVTRIIARLANQNIVVKNDILVPEKSKFSKNSFLVELGGKNVNVILLEKEVPEIFIITPSFERINVFKMDKDTALMFLEPILNAHKLDYTIYENEGGFVEIVTEPLSDTIKKEIISTIPYVVFGNLFEHIVKTLPPKKITFAESCTGGLIASHLTKISGSSNCFDGSVVTYANRIKHEWLGVENSTLEKYGAVSEQTVKEMLLGAIEISKADFAIAVSGIAGPTGGTPTKPVGTVYIGVADRKNLQVELLHLKGDRNYIQYQAMMNAIRLFINFAGLYETN; from the coding sequence ATGGAAGTAATTTTTGTCGGTAAAGAGTGGAGATTCAAAAAAGCGCTAAAAGAAGAGCTTTTCAGATATATCAGCTTTGACGCGATAAAGTATATCGATAGTTTCGATATCGATTTTAGACCGAGCAGCGATACGTTAATTGTCACAAACCAAAAAACTTATCCTTTGGTTACGAGAATAATCGCAAGGCTTGCAAACCAAAACATAGTGGTAAAAAACGACATTTTAGTACCGGAAAAAAGTAAATTTTCTAAAAACAGCTTTTTAGTGGAGCTCGGTGGTAAAAACGTAAACGTAATATTGTTGGAAAAAGAGGTACCGGAAATATTTATAATAACCCCGTCTTTTGAGAGAATAAACGTATTCAAAATGGACAAAGATACGGCTTTAATGTTTTTGGAGCCTATTTTAAACGCCCACAAACTCGATTATACCATATATGAAAACGAAGGAGGATTTGTAGAAATCGTCACAGAACCTTTAAGCGATACGATAAAAAAAGAGATAATTTCGACAATTCCTTATGTTGTCTTCGGAAATCTTTTCGAACATATCGTTAAAACTCTCCCTCCTAAAAAAATCACTTTTGCCGAAAGCTGCACGGGAGGGCTTATTGCAAGTCATCTTACTAAAATAAGCGGCTCAAGCAATTGTTTTGACGGAAGCGTAGTAACATACGCAAATAGAATAAAACACGAATGGCTCGGAGTGGAAAACTCAACTCTCGAAAAATACGGAGCAGTTAGCGAACAGACGGTAAAAGAGATGCTCTTAGGAGCTATAGAAATCAGCAAAGCCGATTTTGCTATTGCCGTTAGCGGAATAGCCGGGCCTACGGGTGGCACTCCGACAAAACCGGTAGGTACGGTTTATATAGGAGTCGCGGATAGGAAAAATCTTCAAGTCGAACTATTACACTTAAAAGGCGATAGAAATTACATTCAATACCAGGCTATGATGAATGCTATCAGACTTTTTATAAATTTCGCAGGGCTATACGAAACTAATTGA
- a CDS encoding bifunctional 3,4-dihydroxy-2-butanone 4-phosphate synthase/GTP cyclohydrolase II, producing the protein MSEAIERVKQAIEDIKQGKIIIMIDDEDRENEGDLVYAGVFSTPEKVNFLASKGKGLICVSITKDIAKRLELNPMVPQNQESFSTAFTISVDAKECKTGISAFERDLTIKKLSSPTSKPDDFVKPGHIFPLIAKEGGVLVRTGHTEGSVDICKLAGVFPSSVICEIMNEDGTMARRDDLKKFAKEHNLNIVYISDIVEYRMQFESLVEKTAEEEIILNDVKFKKIVFKDHLGQTHYVIANNPKETTNVKFYKVTKNVDFLLNDSLMKEYQKVLEYIKFNNGVIVFIDSNSKDNKEFGIGAQILKSLGIKNLNLISKHKSELNALKGFGINIKDYVEIK; encoded by the coding sequence ATGTCAGAAGCAATTGAAAGAGTTAAACAAGCGATCGAAGATATAAAACAAGGCAAAATCATAATTATGATTGATGATGAAGATAGGGAAAACGAAGGCGATTTGGTATATGCCGGAGTGTTTTCGACTCCTGAGAAGGTAAATTTTTTAGCAAGTAAAGGAAAAGGGCTTATTTGTGTGAGTATCACCAAAGATATCGCAAAAAGACTCGAACTAAACCCGATGGTTCCTCAAAATCAAGAGAGTTTTTCGACGGCTTTTACAATAAGTGTTGATGCAAAAGAGTGCAAAACGGGAATAAGTGCTTTTGAGAGGGATTTGACTATCAAAAAACTCTCATCCCCTACCTCAAAACCGGATGATTTTGTAAAACCGGGACATATTTTCCCGCTTATCGCAAAAGAAGGAGGCGTGCTTGTCAGAACCGGTCATACCGAAGGAAGCGTAGATATCTGCAAACTTGCGGGCGTATTCCCAAGTTCCGTAATATGCGAGATTATGAACGAAGACGGCACGATGGCAAGAAGAGACGATTTGAAAAAATTCGCAAAAGAGCATAATCTAAATATCGTCTATATCTCCGACATCGTAGAATATAGAATGCAATTTGAAAGCTTAGTCGAAAAAACGGCTGAAGAAGAAATAATCCTAAACGACGTCAAATTTAAAAAAATAGTCTTTAAAGACCATTTGGGACAAACTCACTACGTAATAGCCAATAATCCAAAAGAAACAACAAACGTTAAATTTTACAAAGTCACCAAAAACGTAGATTTTTTACTAAACGATTCACTGATGAAAGAGTATCAAAAAGTGCTCGAATATATAAAATTCAACAACGGAGTTATCGTATTTATCGATTCTAACAGCAAAGACAATAAAGAATTCGGAATCGGAGCGCAGATATTAAAATCTTTGGGTATTAAAAATCTGAATCTAATATCAAAACACAAAAGCGAATTAAACGCTCTTAAAGGTTTCGGAATCAATATCAAAGATTACGTGGAGATAAAATGA
- the hemH gene encoding ferrochelatase — MKAIILHNMGGARSEKELKEFLYNMFKDKRIINSPIRHILAPLISNIRYKKVWKNYETIGGSRLHKVTESLCEKMKNEKYDVIYAMRYTAPYLKDSIHKYDEIIFIPMYPHYSFTTVESALDDLKNTNFKGKVKIVKPFYQNEEFNEILKENILNSVENPSEWNLIFSAHGLPKKIIESGDSYEEEVKKHVEILKEKLPQFKSVSLAFQSRFGRGEWLQPYLDEKLKEFKNEKVLIYPISFMIDNSETDLELKVEYKHLADEIGIKEYKVVECPNDSEKVAQFLLKLAEEA, encoded by the coding sequence ATGAAAGCGATAATACTACACAATATGGGAGGGGCCAGAAGCGAAAAGGAGCTTAAAGAATTTCTTTATAATATGTTTAAAGACAAAAGAATAATCAACTCTCCAATCCGTCATATCTTAGCTCCTCTTATCTCAAATATAAGATACAAAAAAGTATGGAAAAACTACGAAACAATTGGCGGTAGCAGACTTCACAAAGTAACCGAAAGTTTATGTGAAAAAATGAAAAACGAAAAATACGACGTAATTTATGCTATGAGATATACCGCTCCTTATTTAAAAGATTCGATTCATAAATACGATGAAATTATTTTTATTCCGATGTACCCTCATTACTCTTTTACGACAGTAGAAAGTGCTCTGGATGATTTGAAAAACACCAATTTCAAAGGTAAGGTTAAAATAGTAAAACCTTTTTATCAAAACGAAGAATTTAATGAAATTTTAAAAGAAAATATATTAAATTCCGTTGAAAATCCGAGTGAGTGGAATTTGATATTTTCAGCTCACGGACTACCTAAAAAAATAATAGAATCCGGAGATAGCTACGAAGAAGAAGTAAAAAAACACGTAGAAATTTTAAAAGAGAAACTGCCTCAATTCAAATCGGTCAGTTTGGCGTTTCAATCAAGATTTGGCAGAGGAGAATGGTTACAGCCTTATCTTGATGAAAAATTAAAAGAATTTAAAAATGAAAAAGTGCTTATTTATCCGATATCTTTTATGATAGACAACAGCGAAACAGATTTGGAATTGAAAGTGGAATATAAACATTTAGCGGATGAAATAGGAATAAAAGAGTATAAAGTTGTAGAATGCCCTAATGATAGTGAAAAAGTGGCCCAATTTTTATTAAAACTTGCGGAGGAAGCATGA
- the dtd gene encoding D-aminoacyl-tRNA deacylase — MKAVIQRVKKASVSVENKLINQINEGICVLIGFEKEDTEEKLKKMAKKIANLRIFGDRFEKSVIDINGEVLLIPNFTIPAITKKGTRPNFQNSMSPESAKEFYAKMIEELNRYIPTKEGVFAAHMEVEILNDGPVTLILEV; from the coding sequence ATGAAAGCGGTAATCCAAAGAGTAAAAAAAGCAAGTGTAAGCGTTGAAAATAAACTCATCAATCAAATAAATGAAGGAATTTGCGTACTTATTGGATTTGAAAAAGAAGACACCGAAGAGAAACTTAAAAAAATGGCGAAAAAAATTGCAAATTTAAGAATTTTCGGTGATAGATTCGAAAAAAGCGTTATCGATATAAATGGTGAGGTTTTACTCATACCGAATTTCACAATCCCAGCAATTACAAAAAAAGGCACAAGACCGAATTTTCAAAACTCGATGTCACCAGAGAGTGCAAAAGAATTTTATGCTAAAATGATAGAAGAACTTAACCGATATATTCCGACAAAAGAAGGAGTTTTCGCAGCTCATATGGAAGTCGAAATCTTAAACGACGGACCCGTTACCTTAATCTTGGAGGTTTAA
- a CDS encoding DUF2914 domain-containing protein, which produces MKKLLLTLLAVIAFAYDIKEFVTCKKVVDLTPQQITDTFTTKDKKVYAFAYFTNIKENRLIDFVWEKNVNGVWKIYADVQLPIYTGSRWRTYSTINIQPCFVGKWRVSIVDNDQVVDSKEFNITDENTSE; this is translated from the coding sequence ATGAAAAAATTACTCTTAACTTTACTTGCGGTAATCGCTTTTGCTTATGATATTAAAGAGTTCGTAACTTGCAAAAAAGTGGTCGATTTAACACCTCAACAAATTACCGACACATTTACGACAAAAGACAAAAAAGTTTATGCTTTTGCTTATTTTACCAATATTAAAGAAAACAGACTCATCGACTTTGTTTGGGAAAAAAATGTAAACGGCGTTTGGAAAATCTATGCCGACGTTCAATTACCTATATACACCGGTTCGAGATGGAGAACATACTCAACTATCAATATTCAACCGTGTTTTGTCGGAAAATGGAGAGTAAGTATCGTTGATAACGATCAGGTAGTCGATTCTAAAGAATTCAATATTACAGATGAAAACACGAGTGAATAA
- a CDS encoding NUDIX domain-containing protein: MKLCDEAKKLNIPDWVRPTPFLTVDGIIKIFNPDFKGIVLIKRKNPPLGYALPGGFVDYGEKVEEALIREMKEETNLDVMIEKILGAYSDPNRDPRMHTASIVFVCHAFDYPKAGDDAKETFVVKLEDIPWDELVFDHKKILEDFIKN, encoded by the coding sequence ATGAAACTTTGCGATGAAGCCAAAAAATTAAATATTCCGGATTGGGTAAGACCGACTCCTTTTTTAACGGTTGACGGAATTATAAAAATCTTTAATCCCGATTTTAAAGGAATAGTACTTATAAAAAGAAAAAATCCTCCTCTCGGATATGCACTGCCGGGAGGTTTTGTAGATTACGGCGAAAAAGTTGAAGAAGCTCTTATTCGTGAAATGAAAGAAGAGACGAATTTGGATGTTATGATTGAAAAAATTTTAGGTGCATATTCAGACCCCAACCGCGACCCGAGAATGCATACCGCAAGTATCGTTTTCGTTTGTCACGCTTTTGATTATCCGAAAGCCGGAGATGACGCTAAAGAAACGTTTGTCGTTAAACTCGAAGATATTCCGTGGGATGAACTGGTATTTGACCACAAAAAGATTTTAGAAGATTTTATAAAAAACTAA
- a CDS encoding ferritin-like domain-containing protein yields MKKILLSMLFVITSLFAFSKKVTITNNEKQALSYMYEEEKLAKDVYYTLGKMYPNLSVFNRIYNAEIVHETSVANVMKHYNLPLPVRGDVIGKFTNPHLQKLYNQLIALGKKSPVDALKAGIMVEVTDVDDLDKYLKTATSPDVIALFKFLRAGSYNHYNAFNWSLKNLTGKTACELMSKEWCKNYPFKRGIGREYRNWYWFAGAGGGMR; encoded by the coding sequence ATGAAAAAAATTTTACTTTCTATGTTATTTGTAATTACATCATTGTTTGCGTTTAGTAAAAAAGTAACGATTACGAATAATGAAAAACAAGCTTTGAGTTATATGTATGAAGAAGAAAAACTCGCAAAAGACGTATATTATACTCTAGGCAAAATGTATCCGAATTTAAGCGTATTTAATCGAATATATAATGCCGAAATAGTGCATGAAACAAGTGTTGCGAATGTTATGAAACATTATAATCTTCCTCTTCCTGTAAGAGGAGATGTAATAGGGAAATTTACAAATCCTCATTTGCAAAAACTTTATAATCAATTAATAGCTCTTGGTAAAAAATCTCCGGTAGATGCTTTAAAAGCCGGAATTATGGTAGAGGTGACTGATGTTGATGATTTGGACAAATACCTAAAAACGGCAACTTCTCCTGATGTTATAGCTCTTTTTAAATTTTTAAGAGCGGGAAGCTATAATCATTATAATGCTTTTAATTGGTCATTGAAAAACTTAACCGGTAAAACAGCGTGTGAATTGATGAGTAAAGAGTGGTGTAAAAATTATCCGTTCAAAAGAGGAATCGGTAGAGAATACAGAAATTGGTATTGGTTCGCTGGAGCCGGAGGAGGAATGAGATAA
- a CDS encoding DUF4405 domain-containing protein, translated as MKRKWIDLFLFYSTVMIIFSGIVLYIMPHGRVAYFTGWTFLGLGKDAWDNLHVIFGILMVIVAIWHIVVNWKVLKKYLIAKESLFSLAIVVFIIFGTVNNLQPFKAVSDFEEYVKSLWPQNKYQIPIAHGELLTLNDFCKKLGINETEALKTLKKNGISAELDETLKEIAQKNNKTPVEIYQMIKNLKKEPTIKPKFMPGSGMGRMSLEEFCKKYHIDINKAIYNLKERGIKADKKMTLREIAFKNNLTPIDIAEIASQ; from the coding sequence ATGAAACGAAAATGGATAGATCTGTTTTTGTTTTATTCAACCGTAATGATTATTTTTAGCGGAATTGTTTTATATATTATGCCTCACGGAAGGGTTGCTTATTTTACGGGTTGGACGTTTTTGGGTCTTGGAAAAGACGCATGGGATAATTTGCACGTTATTTTCGGTATTTTAATGGTGATAGTAGCTATTTGGCATATCGTTGTAAATTGGAAGGTTTTAAAAAAATATTTAATTGCCAAAGAATCACTGTTTTCTTTGGCGATTGTTGTTTTTATTATTTTCGGAACGGTAAATAATTTACAACCGTTTAAAGCCGTTAGCGATTTTGAAGAATATGTAAAATCTTTATGGCCACAAAACAAATATCAGATTCCCATAGCTCACGGTGAGCTTTTAACCTTAAACGATTTTTGTAAAAAATTGGGAATAAATGAAACGGAAGCTTTAAAAACATTAAAAAAGAACGGAATTAGTGCTGAGCTTGATGAAACATTAAAAGAGATAGCGCAAAAAAACAATAAAACTCCCGTTGAAATTTATCAAATGATTAAAAACTTGAAAAAAGAACCAACTATAAAACCGAAATTTATGCCGGGAAGCGGTATGGGAAGAATGAGTTTGGAGGAATTTTGTAAGAAATATCATATTGATATAAATAAAGCTATATATAATCTCAAAGAAAGAGGAATAAAAGCTGATAAAAAGATGACTTTAAGGGAGATTGCTTTTAAAAACAATTTAACTCCTATAGATATAGCTGAGATAGCCTCTCAATAG